The following coding sequences lie in one Glycine soja cultivar W05 chromosome 16, ASM419377v2, whole genome shotgun sequence genomic window:
- the LOC114390916 gene encoding receptor-like protein EIX2 isoform X1: MPTMNPVRFKYMQAIIIFMMLQVLVSAQDHIMCIQTEREALLQFKAALLDHFGMLSSWTTSDCCQWQGIRCSNLTAHVLMLDLHGDLFNDVPQRYMSGEIHNSRVGKSCILDSHRELGLVECESLETHYLS; this comes from the exons ATGCCAACCATGAATCCAGTTCGTTTCAAATACATGCAAGccataataatatttatgatgtTGCAG GTTCTTGTTTCTGCTCAAGACCATATTATGTGCATTCAGACTGAGAGGGAAGCACTCCTCCAATTCAAGGCTGCACTTCTGGATCACTTTGGCATGCTCTCTTCTTGGACCACTTCTGATTGCTGCCAATGGCAAGGGATTCGCTGCTCCAACCTCACCGCCCATGTCCTAATGCTCGACCTTCACGGTGATCTGTTTAATGATGTCCCGCAACGTTATATGAGCGGAGAGATCCACAACTCAAGGGTAGGCAAATCATGTATTCTCGATAGTCATCGTGAACTAGGATTGGTAGAGTGTGAGAGTCTCGAAACTCATTATCTTTCTTGA